Proteins encoded in a region of the Coffea eugenioides isolate CCC68of chromosome 4, Ceug_1.0, whole genome shotgun sequence genome:
- the LOC113768336 gene encoding E3 ubiquitin-protein ligase CIP8-like: protein MAETTLLQLLRLHQDDDGLDDVIEEVDFSHHQTHPHRHHLDPYWSSDFDAFTLDPSSDFPPSDVLPRGRLSTLHRSSSILVDSPSDIVSEPESVVTSADLFDRENQVNFVMDLLHQRVEQSQLSSTTCVVIDPEISDAGPNFGIHEGNDGMEPTHLDLDLNLGFLGEPTSANVENSGFVAENFEGGDHFVTGLRVVDIGSESDSDINHDVEIDFSADDDDISEGDDDPSLRLCWDSFQIEDHREVNEDFEWEEVDEGVDEREVLSMFLDDDDMPVMAREESADVSRNLDWEVLLDVQNLEAIPENVNEGFNELNFGVNEHDEYNYTAEYEMLFGQFAESENAIIGRPPAAKNVVKSLPLVILCEEDLKKNSLICAVCKDEMGVGEKARQLPCNHRYHGDCILPWLGIRNTCPVCRYELPTDDPDYERRKRDQRAT from the coding sequence ATGGCTGAGACGACGTTGCTTCAGCTACTCAGACTCCACCAGGACGATGACGGCCTAGACGACGTCATTGAAGAAGTAGATTTTTCTCATCATCAAACCCATCCCCACCGCCATCATCTCGATCCCTACTGGTCTTCCGATTTCGATGCCTTCACTTTAGATCCCTCCTCCGATTTCCCACCGTCCGATGTTCTTCCCCGTGGCCGACTCTCCACTCTCCATCGTTCATCATCAATATTGGTTGATTCCCCCAGCGACATCGTGTCGGAGCCCGAATCGGTTGTCACCAGCGCTGATCTTTTCGACCGCGAGAATCAGGTCAATTTCGTTATGGACCTCCTGCACCAACGAGTTGAGCAGTCCCAATTGTCCTCCACAACCTGTGTGGTGATTGACCCGGAGATTTCTGATGCTGGCCCGAATTTCGGGATTCATGAAGGAAACGACGGAATGGAGCCGACCCATTTGGATCTTGATCTGAATCTAGGGTTTCTCGGAGAGCCCACTTCGGCAAATGTGGAAAATTCGGGGTTCGTAGCTGAAAATTTTGAGGGTGGGGACCATTTTGTAACCGGGTTGCGAGTCGTGGATATCGGGTCGGAATCGGATTCTGATATAAACCATGACGTTGAGATTGATTTTAGTGCTGACGATGATGATATAAGTGAGGGTGATGATGATCCAAGCCTTAGGCTCTGTTGGGATTCTTTTCAGATAGAGGATCATAGAGAAGTTAATGAGGATTTTGAGTGGGAGGAAGTGGATGAAGGAGTTGATGAGAGAGAGGTTCTGAGCATGTTTCTGGATGATGATGACATGCCGGTGATGGCCCGGGAGGAGAGTGCAGATGTATCTAGGAATTTGGACTGGGAGGTTTTGTTAGATGTGCAGAATTTGGAAGCAATCCCCGAGAATGTGAATGAAGGGTTCAATGAGTTGAATTTTGGCGTAAACGAGCATGATGAGTACAACTACACCGCTGAGTATGAGATGTTGTTTGGGCAATTTGCAGAGAGCGAAAATGCCATAATAGGCAGGCCACCAGCTGCTAAGAACGTTGTAAAGAGTCTTCCTTTAGTGATTTTGTGTGAGGAGGATTTGAAAAAGAATAGCTTGATTTGTGCTGTTTGTAAGGATGAGATGGGAGTTGGTGAGAAGGCAAGGCAGCTGCCTTGTAATCATAGGTATCATGGGGATTGTATTCTTCCATGGCTGGGGATTAGGAATACATGTCCTGTTTGTAGGTATGAGTTGCCTACTGATGATCCAGACTATGAAAGGAGGAAGAGGGACCAAAGAGCTACTTGA